In Brevibacterium zhoupengii, the following are encoded in one genomic region:
- a CDS encoding aldose 1-epimerase family protein translates to MSGSIELTQGNDSAVVSTRGAALLHYTVGDRPVVVEMSAFDGAVLAPWPNRIADGRYDFKGRSHQLPITEASRSTALHGLVAEVDWTVSARDADSVTLCTEISDLPGYPFAISLAVTYALIGHDDEGEDAGRGELRVRTLARNIGQKPAPFGLGFHPWIHPGAEHVDEAQLLIPADTWLETDDRLIPQAVRPFDTGTFIPADHGLNEASCLLCKDFRALRSLGRTVLDDAFGTPQRDDHVWSRVRLKGADDRTVVISMDDHFRTWQICTGDELGADHRRRAIAIEPMTCPPNAFATGSDYDVIGPRGELRMEWSIALR, encoded by the coding sequence ATGTCCGGTTCCATTGAGCTCACTCAGGGCAACGACAGCGCGGTCGTGTCCACACGCGGTGCGGCTCTGCTTCACTACACCGTCGGCGATCGTCCTGTCGTCGTTGAGATGTCCGCCTTCGACGGCGCCGTACTGGCACCGTGGCCGAACCGGATTGCCGATGGGCGCTACGACTTCAAGGGCCGCTCCCACCAGTTGCCCATCACCGAAGCCTCCCGCAGCACCGCCCTGCATGGCCTCGTGGCCGAAGTCGACTGGACGGTGTCCGCACGCGATGCCGATTCGGTGACGCTGTGCACTGAAATCTCGGACTTGCCGGGATACCCCTTCGCAATCTCCCTCGCGGTGACATACGCCCTCATCGGCCATGACGACGAGGGCGAGGATGCAGGCCGCGGTGAGCTGCGGGTCCGCACTCTGGCACGCAACATCGGGCAGAAGCCGGCTCCATTCGGACTCGGCTTTCATCCCTGGATCCACCCGGGCGCGGAACACGTCGATGAGGCTCAGCTTCTCATTCCGGCCGACACCTGGCTCGAGACCGACGACAGGCTCATCCCCCAGGCGGTCCGACCCTTCGACACAGGGACTTTCATCCCCGCCGACCATGGGCTCAACGAGGCGAGCTGCCTTCTCTGCAAGGACTTCCGCGCACTGCGCTCTTTGGGCCGTACTGTGCTCGATGATGCCTTCGGCACACCTCAGCGCGATGACCACGTGTGGTCGCGGGTGCGGTTGAAGGGTGCCGACGACAGGACGGTCGTTATCAGTATGGATGACCATTTCCGGACCTGGCAGATCTGCACCGGCGACGAACTCGGCGCGGACCATCGGCGCCGTGCGATCGCGATCGAACCGATGACGTGTCCACCGAACGCCTTTGCCACTGGCTCGGACTACGACGTCATCGGACCACGGGGTGAACTCAGGATGGAATGGAGCATTGCTCTGCGTTAA
- a CDS encoding DUF4282 domain-containing protein, translating into MSTPQNPYSGSDAENNQNITNDQLGPDTNRVSPASDEVSPDSNSTGSQFSQAEQYSQTEQYNEHQTQFASPNPQGQQYQYNPGGEYNQGGQYNHGGQYDPQNQYGEFEQPAQQGQYSQDAGYAAYGQGNYAGSQHAPVGNFQQPAAQQKTGGSGGFFKSLFDFRFDNFIAVRWAGFIYIIAIVVAALSWLGSIIGGIVTGAAAGSASAYFGEAPSFSPWPLLLAIIFGWIIPALWVIFVRLALELIVANVKTAENTKQIADSLRR; encoded by the coding sequence ATGTCGACACCACAGAACCCGTACTCCGGTTCGGACGCAGAGAACAATCAGAACATCACGAACGACCAGCTCGGTCCCGACACGAACCGGGTCAGCCCTGCGTCGGACGAGGTCAGCCCTGATTCGAACTCGACTGGCTCTCAGTTCAGCCAAGCCGAGCAGTACAGTCAGACCGAGCAGTACAACGAGCACCAGACTCAGTTCGCTTCGCCGAATCCGCAGGGCCAGCAGTACCAGTACAACCCAGGCGGAGAGTACAACCAGGGCGGCCAGTACAACCACGGCGGTCAGTACGATCCTCAGAATCAGTACGGAGAGTTCGAGCAGCCGGCTCAACAGGGACAGTACTCTCAGGACGCTGGCTATGCCGCATATGGCCAGGGCAATTACGCAGGGTCCCAGCACGCCCCGGTCGGCAATTTCCAACAGCCTGCAGCGCAGCAGAAGACTGGCGGCAGCGGCGGCTTCTTCAAGTCGCTCTTCGACTTCCGCTTCGACAACTTCATCGCCGTTCGCTGGGCGGGATTCATCTACATCATCGCCATCGTGGTGGCCGCGCTGTCCTGGCTGGGATCCATCATCGGCGGAATCGTCACAGGCGCAGCTGCGGGCAGTGCATCCGCCTACTTCGGCGAAGCCCCGAGCTTCAGCCCATGGCCGCTGCTGCTGGCGATCATCTTCGGCTGGATCATCCCTGCACTCTGGGTGATCTTCGTCCGTCTGGCCCTCGAACTCATCGTGGCCAACGTCAAGACCGCTGAGAACACGAAGCAGATCGCAGACTCACTCAGGCGCTGA
- a CDS encoding alpha/beta fold hydrolase, giving the protein MTDANQSKGASQAEGLQQSSWTRGGLHLKDVTFEAPFAHFGGGAAKSAAASLAAPVSDKPQGPSSIEIFARIVATEADSQKPYLVFLQGGPGNEAPRPTTPVGASTWLARALEEFQVIMFDQRGTGKSSPIGSVEGRITGLDAAGDDPADIAEALSHYRADSIVEDAEILREALGVDTWSLLGQSFGGFTALRYVSARSESLDEVYFTGGLPAVDTDPATVYARTWEGMKRKSEQYYRAFPGDREKLSHLIDLADSDDGITLPGGARATSERIRLLGHFLGASDGPEKLHYLLDQDPASVAFRHDLAAALPFSGRNPLYAIIHESCWADGGVTGWAARRAMPADVQADPTLLAGEHAGPESLTEDPELAPFAEVAELAAQREWPRLYDVDALRAADVRGAAAVYFEDAYVPAEFSLATADLLGGVKPWVTNEYEHNGLRADGYRVLDRLISLARG; this is encoded by the coding sequence GTGACAGATGCGAACCAGTCGAAGGGTGCGAGCCAAGCCGAGGGTCTGCAGCAGTCGAGCTGGACACGTGGGGGACTGCACCTGAAGGACGTGACGTTCGAGGCTCCATTCGCCCACTTCGGTGGGGGAGCGGCGAAGTCCGCAGCAGCCTCATTGGCAGCACCGGTCTCGGACAAGCCACAGGGTCCATCGAGCATCGAGATCTTCGCGCGGATCGTCGCCACCGAGGCGGACAGCCAGAAGCCCTACCTGGTCTTCCTCCAGGGTGGTCCGGGCAACGAGGCACCCCGACCGACGACACCGGTCGGCGCGTCCACGTGGTTGGCTCGCGCGCTCGAAGAATTCCAGGTCATCATGTTCGACCAGCGTGGCACCGGAAAGTCGAGTCCCATCGGCTCCGTCGAGGGGCGGATCACCGGCCTCGACGCAGCCGGAGACGATCCCGCGGACATCGCCGAGGCGCTCAGCCACTACCGAGCAGACTCGATCGTCGAAGACGCTGAAATCCTGCGCGAGGCGCTCGGCGTCGATACCTGGTCGCTGTTGGGTCAGTCCTTCGGCGGCTTCACCGCTCTGCGCTATGTCTCCGCGCGTTCCGAATCGCTTGACGAGGTCTACTTCACCGGCGGACTGCCGGCGGTCGACACCGATCCGGCCACCGTGTACGCGAGAACGTGGGAGGGGATGAAGCGCAAGTCAGAGCAGTACTACCGTGCCTTCCCCGGCGACCGCGAGAAGCTGTCGCACCTCATCGACTTAGCCGATTCCGATGACGGCATCACTCTGCCCGGCGGAGCCCGCGCGACGAGCGAACGTATCCGACTGCTCGGACACTTCCTCGGGGCCTCCGATGGCCCGGAGAAGCTGCACTATCTGCTCGACCAGGATCCCGCCTCGGTGGCATTCCGTCATGATCTGGCGGCGGCACTGCCATTCTCCGGACGCAACCCGCTCTACGCGATCATCCACGAATCCTGCTGGGCCGACGGCGGCGTCACCGGTTGGGCGGCCCGACGGGCGATGCCCGCAGATGTCCAGGCCGACCCGACACTGTTGGCGGGTGAGCACGCCGGACCGGAGTCTCTGACCGAGGACCCCGAGCTCGCGCCCTTCGCCGAGGTGGCCGAACTCGCAGCACAGCGGGAGTGGCCCAGGCTCTACGACGTTGACGCTCTGCGGGCCGCTGACGTGCGCGGCGCGGCAGCGGTGTACTTCGAGGATGCGTATGTCCCGGCCGAGTTCTCGCTGGCCACGGCCGACCTCCTCGGCGGGGTCAAGCCCTGGGTGACGAACGAATACGAGCACAACGGACTGCGCGCCGACGGCTATCGGGTCCTTGACCGGCTCATCTCACTCGCTCGCGGATGA
- the gltX gene encoding glutamate--tRNA ligase, with protein sequence MSVKVRFCPSPTGTPHVGMVRTALFNWAYAKHTGGKFVFRIEDTDAARDSEESFGQVVEAMKWLGLDWDEGIDVGGPDGPYRQSQRGEIYQGVIEKLKAAGHIYESYSTNEEVEARHKAAGRDPKLGYDGYDRDLTSEQIAGFKAEGREPVWRVRMPAEDVTFTDLVRGEITFRAGTIPDYVVVRANGQPLYTLVNPVDDALMGITHVLRGEDLLSSTPRQVVLYEALKDIGVAEATPEFGHLPYVMGDGNKKLSKRDPQSNLFLHRDNGFIPEGMINYLGLLGWSIGPDRDVFSVKEFVEAFDIHDVLPNPARFDVKKATAINADHIRLLEGDDFRDRLVPYLQAAEVLPEKPSEAQLDVLNQAAPLVQTRMNLLAEAPDLLAFLFTPDSELTMAEDGLKTLKDSAPEVLAASIEVLEGTDDWTTDTLHSVLQAKLVDEMGIKPRLAFGPLRVAVSGRKVSPPLFESMEILGKDSSLTRLRALAASL encoded by the coding sequence GTGAGCGTCAAAGTTCGTTTCTGCCCATCACCCACCGGCACCCCGCACGTCGGCATGGTCCGCACCGCCCTGTTCAACTGGGCATACGCGAAGCACACCGGCGGAAAGTTCGTCTTCCGCATCGAGGACACCGACGCCGCACGTGACTCCGAGGAGAGCTTCGGCCAGGTCGTCGAGGCCATGAAGTGGCTCGGCCTCGACTGGGACGAAGGCATCGATGTCGGCGGACCCGACGGACCCTACCGTCAGTCCCAGCGCGGCGAGATCTACCAGGGTGTCATCGAGAAGCTCAAGGCCGCTGGACACATCTACGAGTCCTACTCGACGAACGAAGAGGTCGAAGCTCGCCACAAGGCCGCGGGACGCGACCCCAAGCTCGGCTACGACGGCTACGACCGCGACCTCACGTCCGAACAGATCGCCGGCTTCAAGGCCGAGGGCCGCGAACCCGTGTGGCGTGTGCGCATGCCCGCCGAGGACGTCACCTTCACCGACCTCGTGCGCGGAGAAATCACCTTCCGCGCCGGCACCATTCCCGACTACGTCGTCGTCCGCGCGAACGGACAGCCGCTGTACACCCTGGTCAACCCCGTCGACGACGCGCTCATGGGCATCACCCACGTGCTGCGCGGCGAGGACCTGCTGTCCTCGACCCCGCGCCAGGTCGTGCTCTACGAAGCACTCAAAGACATCGGCGTTGCCGAGGCGACCCCCGAATTCGGTCACCTGCCCTACGTCATGGGTGACGGCAACAAGAAGCTGTCCAAGCGTGATCCGCAGTCGAACCTGTTCCTCCACCGCGACAACGGTTTCATCCCCGAGGGCATGATCAACTACCTCGGCCTGCTCGGCTGGTCGATCGGCCCCGACCGCGACGTATTCAGTGTCAAGGAGTTCGTCGAGGCCTTCGACATCCACGATGTCCTGCCCAACCCGGCCCGCTTCGACGTGAAGAAGGCCACGGCCATCAACGCCGACCACATTCGACTTCTCGAGGGCGATGACTTCCGCGACCGTCTGGTGCCCTATCTCCAGGCCGCCGAGGTGCTTCCTGAGAAGCCATCGGAGGCTCAGCTGGACGTCCTCAACCAGGCCGCACCCCTCGTGCAGACGAGGATGAATCTTCTCGCCGAGGCTCCGGACCTGCTGGCGTTCCTGTTCACTCCCGACTCCGAGCTGACCATGGCCGAGGACGGACTCAAGACTCTCAAGGACTCGGCCCCCGAGGTGCTCGCCGCTTCCATCGAGGTCCTCGAGGGAACCGACGACTGGACCACGGATACCCTGCACAGTGTGCTCCAGGCTAAGCTCGTCGACGAGATGGGGATCAAACCGCGACTGGCCTTCGGTCCGCTGCGCGTGGCCGTGTCCGGACGCAAGGTCTCACCGCCGCTGTTCGAGTCCATGGAGATCCTCGGAAAGGACTCCTCGCTCACACGCCTGCGTGCCCTGGCGGCCTCACTGTGA
- a CDS encoding fumarylacetoacetate hydrolase family protein: MRIARFVHQDEPKYGVVEGDVPQIEDGTWDTSGLSLAVLDQDPFFAPAQSTGERLKFDDVRLLSPILPRSKVIGVGRNFADHAAELGNEVPVSPLTFFKPNTAVIGPGDPIRLPSISEYVSYEAELAVIIGRVAKGVKAENAFDYVLGYTGGNDVTMRDIQKSDKQWSRAKGFDTSCPLGPWIETELDVDDLSIRSWVDGELKQDGNTADFIFDIPTLIEHLSETITLLPGDVILTGTPAGVGQIVSGNRVDIAIEGLGVLTNMVMDA; the protein is encoded by the coding sequence ATGCGTATTGCCAGATTTGTGCACCAGGATGAACCCAAATACGGAGTCGTCGAAGGCGACGTGCCGCAGATTGAGGACGGCACGTGGGACACGTCCGGTCTCAGTCTCGCCGTTCTCGACCAGGACCCCTTCTTCGCTCCGGCCCAGTCAACGGGTGAGCGGCTGAAATTCGACGACGTTCGTCTGCTCAGCCCGATCCTGCCGCGCTCGAAGGTCATCGGCGTGGGACGTAACTTCGCCGACCATGCCGCCGAGCTCGGCAACGAAGTGCCCGTCAGCCCGCTGACCTTCTTCAAGCCCAACACCGCGGTCATCGGCCCCGGCGATCCGATTCGCCTGCCCTCCATCAGCGAATACGTGTCCTACGAAGCCGAACTGGCCGTCATCATCGGTCGCGTCGCCAAGGGTGTGAAGGCAGAGAACGCCTTCGACTACGTCCTCGGCTACACCGGCGGCAATGATGTGACCATGCGCGACATCCAGAAGTCCGACAAACAGTGGTCACGAGCCAAGGGCTTCGACACCTCCTGCCCGCTGGGCCCGTGGATCGAAACCGAACTCGACGTCGACGACCTCTCCATCCGTTCCTGGGTCGACGGGGAGCTCAAGCAGGACGGCAACACCGCCGACTTCATCTTTGACATCCCGACCCTCATCGAACACCTGTCCGAGACCATCACACTGCTGCCCGGTGACGTCATCCTCACCGGCACCCCTGCCGGAGTGGGGCAGATCGTGTCCGGCAACCGTGTCGACATCGCCATCGAGGGACTCGGAGTCCTCACCAATATGGTCATGGACGCCTGA
- a CDS encoding ATP-dependent RNA helicase, which yields MPDSPHFDLHAIAEGLPAAALIDQLASAAVGRIPRLVVEAPPGTGKTTLVPPLIAEHLRSSADVPGRIIVTQPRRMAARAGARRLATLTGTRLGEDIGFTVRGESRTSARTRIEFVTTGVLLARLLRDPELAGVSAVILDEVHERHLDTDLTFALCRELVDLREDLGLIVMSATLDATLWARRLGAGDSAGGAEAPATLLSVSAQVHPLEVRWAPAKQRPLDARGVTWDFLDHVARTTVDALSAHTSGDVLVFAPGAREVEEIASRIARSLPSAPTTEVHTLLGRTPAKEQDAILKPQAAEVGRRRVIVSTSVSESALTVPGVSIVVDSGLARGPRLDTRRGMSGLVTTRESKASGTQRAGRASRLGPGTVYRCLSESDWASLPEHTPAEIATSDLTSAVLTLAVWGGDTGLLPDPMPEGPYRLAVDNLVALGAIEAADPDQGADPGQGAGAERDAGAKEASITVTELGRAISRIPASAWSARGLFDGAAMLSPAAAAEAIAVIESEQRAPGADLVATLRELRRGKDRRFTQDVKRFAGLAAEFSNPQGAADQGAEAQGSARGGSLSPDDLGLVVALAHPMQIGRLRSSSASEYLLASGTAATLPRNSSLQGSPWLAISDVGLSGGRAVIRAAVVIDEDTAELAGAGLMATEETATFEQGKVRAVRRTRLGGIELTATPIKASPELARSAIAASVRQRGAREILRPSEAFEELRSRLGLLHAVYGAPWPDVRWSQLSQTLTQWCPAALDRVARGADPSRVDLVSTLRTLLPWPQASRLDELVPVSVEVPSGSRVRLDYPDPDRVDSESDSDQGPVLAVKLQECFGWQTAPSVCEGRVPVVVHLLSPARRPLAVTSDLASFWANAYSHVRAENRGRYPKHAWPEDPLTTPPMRGTKRSGTMRR from the coding sequence ATGCCCGATTCCCCACACTTCGACCTGCACGCCATCGCCGAGGGCCTACCCGCTGCGGCACTCATCGACCAGCTGGCGAGCGCGGCTGTCGGCAGAATCCCCCGCCTGGTCGTCGAAGCCCCGCCCGGAACCGGCAAGACCACACTGGTGCCGCCGCTCATTGCCGAGCATCTTCGCAGCTCAGCGGACGTACCGGGGCGAATCATCGTCACTCAGCCGCGACGCATGGCCGCTCGAGCAGGCGCCAGGCGGCTGGCGACGCTGACGGGGACCCGCCTCGGCGAGGACATCGGGTTCACGGTTCGCGGCGAGTCGCGGACCTCCGCGCGCACGCGGATCGAGTTCGTGACCACGGGAGTCCTGCTGGCCCGGCTGCTGCGCGATCCCGAATTGGCAGGTGTCTCGGCGGTCATCCTCGATGAGGTGCACGAACGTCACCTCGACACCGACCTGACCTTCGCACTGTGCCGGGAACTCGTCGATCTGCGTGAGGACCTTGGCCTCATCGTCATGTCAGCGACCCTGGACGCCACGCTGTGGGCACGACGCTTGGGAGCAGGTGACAGTGCCGGTGGGGCCGAGGCTCCGGCCACACTGCTCTCGGTGTCCGCCCAGGTCCATCCCCTCGAGGTCAGGTGGGCGCCCGCGAAGCAGCGGCCTCTGGACGCACGCGGTGTGACCTGGGACTTCCTCGATCATGTGGCGCGCACAACCGTCGATGCCCTGTCTGCGCACACGAGTGGGGACGTGCTCGTCTTTGCTCCCGGTGCCAGGGAGGTCGAGGAGATCGCCTCACGCATCGCGCGGTCCCTTCCCTCCGCACCGACGACTGAGGTTCACACCCTGCTCGGGCGCACCCCGGCCAAGGAGCAGGATGCGATCTTGAAACCGCAGGCCGCCGAGGTTGGCCGACGTCGGGTGATCGTCTCGACCTCGGTCTCGGAGTCGGCTCTCACGGTTCCCGGGGTGAGCATCGTCGTCGATTCGGGGCTGGCCAGGGGTCCCCGGTTGGACACGCGGCGTGGAATGTCTGGTCTGGTCACAACCCGGGAGTCCAAGGCCTCGGGCACCCAGCGTGCCGGTCGTGCTTCGAGGTTGGGCCCCGGCACGGTCTACCGGTGCCTGTCCGAATCCGATTGGGCGAGCCTGCCCGAGCACACGCCGGCTGAGATTGCGACCTCCGACCTCACTTCGGCGGTGCTGACCCTCGCGGTGTGGGGTGGTGACACAGGCCTGCTGCCGGACCCGATGCCAGAGGGCCCCTACCGCCTGGCCGTGGACAATCTCGTGGCGCTCGGGGCAATCGAGGCGGCAGATCCGGATCAGGGGGCAGATCCGGGTCAGGGTGCAGGGGCTGAGCGCGATGCAGGTGCCAAGGAGGCCTCGATCACGGTCACCGAGCTGGGGCGGGCCATCTCCCGGATCCCGGCCTCCGCGTGGTCGGCGCGAGGTCTCTTCGACGGAGCCGCAATGCTGTCCCCGGCAGCTGCCGCCGAGGCGATCGCTGTGATCGAATCCGAGCAGCGTGCCCCGGGTGCCGATCTTGTGGCCACCCTGCGCGAGCTGCGGCGCGGCAAGGACCGTCGATTCACCCAAGACGTGAAGCGCTTCGCCGGTTTGGCCGCGGAGTTCTCGAACCCGCAGGGTGCAGCGGATCAGGGTGCAGAAGCTCAGGGTTCGGCTCGGGGAGGGTCACTGAGTCCCGATGACCTGGGACTCGTCGTCGCCCTCGCTCACCCGATGCAGATCGGGCGACTGCGCAGCTCCTCGGCCTCTGAGTATCTGCTGGCCTCGGGCACAGCCGCGACACTGCCGCGGAACTCCTCACTGCAGGGCAGCCCGTGGTTGGCGATCTCCGATGTCGGCCTTTCGGGCGGACGCGCAGTGATCAGAGCTGCTGTTGTCATCGACGAGGACACCGCGGAACTTGCGGGGGCTGGTCTGATGGCGACTGAGGAGACGGCGACGTTCGAGCAGGGCAAGGTCCGTGCGGTGCGCCGGACCCGCCTCGGCGGTATCGAACTCACCGCGACACCGATCAAGGCGAGTCCGGAATTGGCCCGCTCGGCGATCGCAGCGTCGGTGCGTCAGCGCGGGGCCAGAGAGATTCTGCGACCCAGTGAGGCATTCGAGGAGCTGCGCTCGCGGCTGGGACTGCTGCACGCAGTCTATGGCGCGCCGTGGCCGGATGTGCGCTGGTCACAGCTGTCGCAGACGCTGACCCAGTGGTGCCCGGCAGCCCTGGACCGGGTCGCACGAGGAGCCGACCCGAGCAGAGTCGACCTCGTCTCCACGCTGCGGACTCTCCTGCCCTGGCCGCAGGCGTCGCGCCTCGACGAACTGGTGCCGGTCAGTGTTGAGGTGCCCTCCGGTTCCCGAGTTCGCCTCGACTATCCCGATCCCGACCGAGTGGACTCGGAGTCCGATTCCGACCAGGGACCTGTGCTCGCGGTCAAGCTCCAGGAGTGTTTCGGTTGGCAGACGGCGCCGAGCGTGTGTGAGGGTCGAGTCCCGGTGGTGGTCCACCTGCTCTCCCCTGCCCGCCGACCGCTGGCGGTCACCAGCGACCTCGCCTCCTTCTGGGCCAACGCGTATTCCCACGTCAGAGCCGAGAACCGCGGCCGTTATCCGAAGCATGCCTGGCCCGAGGATCCGCTCACAACACCCCCGATGCGCGGGACCAAGCGGTCTGGGACAATGAGGAGGTGA
- a CDS encoding 3-methyladenine DNA glycosylase translates to MLGAAISALTWRVLRDGHAARIAERTDAHLARRLRGEKHPVEDFLFTYYPFKAGQLAKWNPGPGVQLELATEADRTYFDRRWYTTNPAGTIAEVDVESWRSDRGDGAKFIASLLQSTLRREANFGCFGIHEWAMVYKLSEEQRRHQQVPLRLSHEATDAVVEGHRIQCSHHDAFRFFTEPARPRNTLQPTRESMVANEQPGCLHAGMDLYKWAMKIGPIAPSDLVVDCFDLALDIRTLDMEASPYDLRGWGYGVVAIETAEGKAEYMVRQRAFSERAQALRQRLLNSLAAVGVHARESD, encoded by the coding sequence ATGCTCGGTGCTGCGATCAGCGCACTCACGTGGCGAGTTCTGCGCGATGGGCACGCAGCGAGGATTGCGGAGAGGACCGATGCGCACCTCGCCCGCCGGCTCAGGGGCGAGAAGCACCCGGTCGAGGATTTCCTGTTCACCTACTATCCGTTCAAAGCGGGTCAGTTGGCCAAGTGGAATCCCGGCCCCGGGGTGCAGCTCGAGTTGGCCACCGAGGCCGACCGGACCTACTTCGACCGTCGCTGGTACACAACGAATCCTGCCGGAACGATCGCCGAGGTGGATGTCGAGTCCTGGCGCAGCGACCGTGGCGATGGTGCGAAGTTCATTGCCTCGCTGCTCCAGTCGACCCTGCGTCGGGAGGCGAACTTCGGGTGCTTCGGCATTCACGAATGGGCAATGGTCTACAAACTCAGCGAGGAGCAGCGTCGCCATCAGCAGGTGCCGCTGCGGCTGAGCCATGAGGCCACCGATGCCGTCGTCGAAGGTCACCGGATCCAGTGCTCACATCACGACGCGTTTCGTTTCTTCACCGAACCTGCCCGGCCGCGGAATACTCTCCAGCCCACCCGCGAGTCCATGGTGGCCAACGAGCAGCCCGGCTGCCTGCACGCGGGAATGGACCTGTACAAATGGGCGATGAAGATCGGGCCCATCGCCCCCTCCGACCTCGTCGTCGACTGCTTCGACCTGGCCCTGGACATCCGCACCCTCGACATGGAGGCCTCGCCCTATGACCTGCGCGGTTGGGGCTACGGTGTCGTCGCCATCGAAACCGCCGAGGGCAAGGCCGAATACATGGTTCGCCAGAGAGCCTTCTCCGAACGGGCCCAGGCTCTGCGACAACGACTGCTCAACTCCTTGGCTGCAGTTGGGGTCCACGCCAGAGAGTCTGACTGA
- a CDS encoding alcohol dehydrogenase catalytic domain-containing protein, whose amino-acid sequence MRAIVYEEFSVLPQLRDIESPSTPTAGVVIDVEATGVCRSDHHAWSGHDSTISLPHVPGHELVGHIASAGPEVTAFAVGQRVTVPFVCGCGSCRWCLSGNAQVCPNQTQPGFTHFGSWADQVVIHNADANLIAVPDDLPASAMVGLGCRFATAFHGLRVRANLSAGETVAVFGCGGVGLSAIMIARAIGAQVVAVDVSDAALERARQHGAVHTVNASGKNPTQLSAEVVAQFSVKCPDGVAVSVDALGREDTIAAGIASLAPLGRHVQIGLLSAPPVIDVGRVIGLELSVLGSHGMAAAEYPEMLDLVIDGRLRPQDLVTNVIGLEDAPAAMEMLGSNTGSGMTIIDLSR is encoded by the coding sequence GTGCGTGCAATCGTCTATGAAGAGTTCTCTGTCCTCCCCCAGCTGAGAGACATCGAGTCCCCCTCCACTCCCACCGCCGGTGTCGTCATCGACGTCGAAGCCACCGGCGTCTGCCGCAGCGATCATCACGCGTGGTCAGGCCACGACTCCACGATCTCCTTGCCCCATGTGCCCGGCCATGAGCTGGTCGGTCACATCGCCTCGGCGGGTCCCGAGGTCACAGCCTTCGCAGTCGGCCAGCGCGTGACCGTGCCCTTCGTGTGCGGCTGCGGGAGCTGCCGGTGGTGCCTGAGCGGTAATGCTCAGGTGTGCCCGAATCAGACTCAACCCGGCTTCACCCACTTCGGTTCCTGGGCGGACCAGGTGGTCATCCACAATGCCGATGCCAACCTCATCGCGGTTCCCGACGATCTGCCCGCCTCGGCGATGGTCGGACTCGGGTGCCGTTTCGCCACCGCATTCCACGGGCTGAGGGTGCGGGCGAACCTCAGTGCCGGTGAGACGGTCGCGGTCTTCGGCTGCGGCGGGGTGGGCCTGTCGGCGATCATGATCGCCCGGGCCATCGGCGCCCAGGTTGTCGCCGTCGATGTCAGCGATGCCGCACTCGAGCGAGCCCGCCAGCATGGAGCGGTGCACACGGTCAACGCCTCTGGCAAGAACCCGACCCAGCTGTCCGCCGAGGTGGTCGCACAGTTCTCAGTCAAGTGTCCCGATGGTGTGGCCGTGAGCGTGGATGCGCTGGGCCGCGAGGACACGATCGCTGCCGGGATCGCCTCACTGGCACCCTTGGGCCGTCATGTCCAGATCGGACTGCTGTCCGCTCCACCGGTGATCGACGTGGGACGTGTCATCGGCCTCGAACTCAGCGTCCTCGGCTCCCATGGGATGGCCGCGGCCGAATACCCGGAGATGCTGGACCTCGTCATCGACGGCAGACTCCGCCCGCAGGACCTGGTCACGAACGTCATCGGTCTTGAAGACGCCCCTGCGGCCATGGAGATGCTGGGCTCGAACACCGGCTCAGGAATGACCATCATCGACCTGAGCCGCTGA
- a CDS encoding HIT family protein — MSQDCLFCGIVAGDVPSAKVAETETTYAFMDIQPGSDGHLLVVPKRHSTDLRDIPPADLAEVAIESQRIAKHVFEAWGVDGVNLLNCCGKDAWQTVFHFHMHLIPRYRDKNKDRLRLPFEPGVRGDAALIEDLASSMRSALQEG, encoded by the coding sequence ATGAGCCAGGACTGCCTGTTCTGCGGGATCGTCGCAGGTGACGTGCCGAGTGCGAAGGTTGCTGAAACTGAGACGACCTACGCATTCATGGACATCCAACCGGGCTCCGACGGGCATCTGCTCGTCGTTCCCAAGCGTCACAGCACCGATCTGCGCGACATCCCGCCGGCTGATCTCGCCGAGGTGGCCATCGAGTCACAGCGCATCGCCAAGCACGTCTTCGAGGCGTGGGGCGTGGACGGGGTCAACCTGCTCAACTGCTGTGGCAAGGACGCCTGGCAGACGGTGTTCCACTTCCACATGCACCTCATCCCGCGCTATCGGGACAAGAACAAGGACCGGCTGCGGCTGCCGTTCGAACCGGGCGTGCGCGGTGACGCTGCGCTGATTGAGGATCTGGCATCCTCGATGCGCTCAGCCCTGCAGGAAGGCTGA